One part of the Methylobacterium mesophilicum SR1.6/6 genome encodes these proteins:
- a CDS encoding YoaK family protein encodes MADYGSRTGIGTPERKPEPPADKSFPADPRTRIPFAIALAALAGCADSIGFLEFSQLFMSFMSGNTTRFGVAVSNGDWENVTRVASTISIFCFGAFLGTLIAAWVGRWRLAVLLTIQALLLAGGLLMPWGTFAYPLHAYPIVLALGLQNATLQDEGGRSLALTYVTGAVVRFGTGCANLLLGTVAPSFWIQAPLWAGLSTGAVIGGLLDIRYGESAFLFPAALAAILALIAIALTLAKPGSTLVAGSSPAPDASPKAEVIDAIH; translated from the coding sequence ATGGCGGATTACGGCAGTCGGACCGGTATTGGCACGCCTGAGCGAAAGCCCGAGCCTCCGGCGGACAAGTCCTTCCCGGCCGATCCGCGAACCCGGATCCCCTTCGCCATCGCCCTCGCTGCACTGGCCGGCTGCGCCGATTCCATCGGCTTCCTGGAATTCTCGCAGCTGTTCATGTCCTTCATGTCGGGCAACACGACGCGCTTCGGCGTGGCGGTGTCGAACGGCGATTGGGAGAACGTCACCCGAGTCGCCAGCACCATCAGCATCTTCTGCTTCGGCGCCTTCCTGGGAACGCTGATCGCCGCCTGGGTCGGCCGTTGGCGGCTCGCCGTCCTCCTGACCATCCAGGCACTCCTGCTGGCCGGCGGCCTTCTGATGCCGTGGGGCACCTTCGCCTATCCGCTGCATGCCTATCCGATCGTTCTCGCCTTGGGCCTCCAGAACGCGACGCTTCAGGACGAGGGCGGCCGCTCCCTGGCGCTGACCTACGTCACAGGCGCGGTCGTCCGTTTCGGGACGGGCTGCGCCAACCTGCTGCTCGGTACCGTCGCCCCGTCCTTCTGGATCCAGGCCCCGCTCTGGGCGGGCCTCAGCACTGGCGCGGTGATCGGCGGTCTCCTCGATATCCGCTACGGCGAGTCGGCCTTCCTGTTCCCGGCCGCGCTCGCCGCCATCCTGGCGCTGATCGCCATCGCCCTCACGCTCGCCAAGCCGGGCAGCACGTTGGTGGCGGGCTCGTCGCCGGCCCCCGATGCCAGCCCGAAGGCCGAGGTGATCGACGCCATCCATTGA
- a CDS encoding methyltransferase, translating into MASHLSSGDLLADRRYRYAEACLADGDFTGAADLAEQALEIAPRYAPAWLLLGRAREALAAEGAPDLRDAAARAYAHALAIDPGDTLGVRAHLTRLKPAGGLPVLSAAHIRALFDGYAPRFERHLVEGLGYVGPQCIRDALPADPERFAIVLDLGCGTGLMGAAIRDRAEHLVGIDVSPGMLTRARDRLWRDRPLYDRLVEDEVIAFLAGEPQGSADLCLAADVLIYVADLGAFLAGIGRILRPGGLGAVTVQSHDGAGTVLGPDGRYAHADRHLADTAAAAGLDLVALRPASIRREAGRPVPGRVVVLRRTAA; encoded by the coding sequence ATGGCCTCGCACCTCAGTTCCGGCGACCTCCTCGCCGACCGCCGCTATCGCTACGCGGAAGCCTGCCTGGCGGATGGCGACTTCACCGGGGCCGCCGACCTCGCCGAGCAGGCCCTGGAGATCGCGCCGCGCTACGCGCCGGCTTGGCTGCTCCTGGGGCGGGCCCGGGAGGCGTTGGCGGCGGAGGGCGCCCCGGACCTGCGGGACGCCGCCGCCCGTGCCTATGCCCACGCCCTCGCCATCGACCCCGGCGACACACTGGGTGTGCGGGCGCACCTGACGCGCCTGAAGCCGGCCGGCGGCCTGCCGGTCCTCTCCGCCGCCCATATCCGGGCCCTGTTCGACGGCTACGCCCCGCGCTTCGAGCGGCACCTCGTGGAAGGCTTGGGGTATGTCGGTCCGCAATGCATCCGCGACGCCCTGCCGGCGGATCCGGAGCGGTTCGCGATCGTACTCGATCTCGGCTGCGGTACCGGCCTGATGGGCGCGGCGATCCGCGACCGGGCCGAGCATCTCGTCGGCATCGATGTCTCGCCGGGGATGCTGACCCGGGCACGCGACAGGCTCTGGCGGGATCGCCCGCTCTACGACCGCCTCGTCGAGGACGAGGTGATCGCCTTCCTGGCCGGCGAGCCGCAGGGATCCGCGGATCTCTGTCTCGCCGCCGACGTGCTGATCTACGTGGCGGATCTCGGCGCCTTCCTGGCGGGGATCGGCCGGATCTTGCGACCCGGAGGGCTGGGGGCGGTCACCGTGCAATCCCACGACGGGGCCGGGACCGTCCTGGGTCCGGACGGGCGCTACGCCCATGCCGACCGGCATCTCGCCGACACGGCCGCCGCGGCCGGCCTCGACCTCGTCGCGCTGCGCCCGGCGAGCATCCGCCGGGAGGCCGGCCGGCCGGTGCCCGGCCGCGTCGTTGTGTTGCGCCGCACCGCGGCATGA
- a CDS encoding ligase-associated DNA damage response exonuclease, whose amino-acid sequence MPTRASELLTLTREGLYCPLGRFHVDPTWPVERALITHGHADHARSGHGQVLATPETLRIMAVRYGAEFCRQRQEARLGEALSVGDVTVRFAPAGHVLGSAQIAIEREGARVVVSGDYKRAPDPTCLPFEVVPCDVFITEATFGLPVFTHPDTRGEVRKLLESVKLFPERAHIVGAYALGKAQRVMALLREEGWDRPIHLHGAMEKLTALYKEEGIPLGDTPKVVAAERKDLHGAIVICPPSSIQDLWSRKFPDPVTCFASGWMRVRARARQKGVELPLVISDHSDWPDLCRTIRDTGAGEVWVTHGQEDALVHWCGTQGIRARPLHLLGYGDDGEAEVAAEGSPGADAEAAA is encoded by the coding sequence ATGCCGACACGCGCCAGCGAACTCCTCACCCTGACCCGCGAGGGGCTCTACTGCCCCCTCGGTCGCTTCCACGTCGATCCGACCTGGCCGGTGGAGCGTGCGCTGATCACCCACGGCCATGCCGACCACGCCCGGTCCGGGCACGGCCAGGTGCTGGCGACGCCCGAGACCCTGCGGATCATGGCGGTGCGCTACGGCGCGGAGTTCTGCCGCCAGCGGCAGGAGGCCCGGCTCGGCGAGGCTTTGTCCGTGGGCGACGTGACCGTGCGCTTCGCCCCAGCCGGGCACGTCCTCGGCTCCGCACAGATCGCCATCGAGCGCGAGGGAGCCCGCGTGGTGGTCTCGGGCGACTACAAGCGCGCGCCGGACCCGACCTGCCTGCCCTTCGAAGTGGTGCCCTGCGATGTCTTCATCACCGAGGCGACCTTCGGTCTGCCGGTCTTCACCCACCCCGACACACGGGGCGAGGTCCGCAAGCTCCTCGAATCGGTGAAGCTGTTCCCCGAGCGGGCGCACATCGTCGGCGCCTACGCGCTCGGCAAGGCGCAGCGGGTGATGGCGCTCCTGCGGGAGGAAGGCTGGGACCGGCCGATCCATCTGCACGGGGCCATGGAGAAGCTCACCGCCCTCTACAAGGAGGAGGGGATCCCGCTGGGCGACACGCCGAAGGTGGTGGCCGCCGAGCGCAAGGATCTGCACGGGGCGATCGTGATCTGCCCGCCCTCGTCGATCCAGGATCTGTGGTCCCGGAAGTTTCCGGATCCGGTCACCTGCTTCGCCTCGGGCTGGATGCGGGTGCGGGCCCGCGCCCGGCAGAAGGGCGTCGAGCTGCCGCTGGTGATCTCCGACCATTCCGACTGGCCGGACCTGTGCCGCACCATCCGCGACACCGGTGCCGGCGAGGTCTGGGTCACGCACGGGCAGGAGGACGCGCTGGTCCACTGGTGCGGCACGCAGGGCATCAGGGCCCGGCCGCTCCACCTGCTGGGATACGGCGACGACGGGGAAGCCGAAGTTGCCGCTGAAGGCAGCCCAGGGGCTGACGCGGAGGCAGCGGCGTGA
- a CDS encoding cisplatin damage response ATP-dependent DNA ligase: MNEFAHLLDRLAYEPRRNAKLRMLQDYFSRTPDPERGFALGAMTGTLSFREAKPALIRGLVEERIDPVLFRLSHNYVGDLAETTALIWPGRPEAPREPGPGHNNPPPHVPTLAEVVETLATIPKRELPRHLAEWLDALDETGRWALLKLVTGNLRVGVSARLAKTAVGALGGHDADAVEEVWHGLTPPFETLFAWVEGRGERPETLNPAPFRPPMLSHPIEEEADLEKLEAEAFSAEWKWDGIRVQLVGGLDRAGEQVGKVYSRTGEDITGAFPDLAEAITFAGALDGELLILRERRVQSFNVLQQRLNRKAVTAKLLEEFPAHVRAYDLLTLDGEDLRPEPFAARRAKLEALVTRLDHARIDISPRVPFADWEALAAARADPASVGAGEDADAIEGVMLKRLNSPYLPGRPKGPWWKWKREPHIVDAVMMYAQRGHGKRSSFYSDYTFGVWRAAPEGGDELVPVGKAYHGFTDAELAKLDRYVRNNTTKRFGPVREVAHGRDAGLVLEIAFEGVQRSTRHKSGVAMRFPRVSRIRWDKPPAEADRIDVLERILARGEREIAPGATLMEKSA, encoded by the coding sequence GTGAACGAGTTCGCCCACCTGCTGGACCGCCTCGCCTACGAGCCGCGACGCAATGCCAAGCTGCGGATGCTGCAGGATTACTTTTCCCGCACACCCGATCCGGAACGAGGCTTCGCGCTCGGCGCCATGACGGGCACCTTGAGCTTTCGCGAAGCCAAGCCGGCCCTCATCCGCGGCCTGGTGGAGGAGCGGATCGATCCGGTGCTGTTCCGGCTGTCGCACAACTATGTCGGGGATCTCGCGGAGACGACGGCGCTGATCTGGCCGGGGCGGCCGGAGGCGCCGCGGGAACCGGGCCCGGGCCACAACAACCCGCCGCCGCACGTCCCGACCCTGGCGGAGGTCGTCGAGACACTGGCGACCATCCCCAAACGCGAGCTGCCCCGCCACCTCGCCGAATGGCTCGATGCCCTCGACGAGACCGGCCGCTGGGCGCTCCTGAAGCTCGTCACCGGCAACCTCCGCGTCGGCGTCTCAGCGCGGCTCGCCAAGACCGCGGTGGGCGCGCTGGGCGGCCACGATGCGGACGCTGTCGAGGAGGTCTGGCACGGGCTGACACCGCCATTCGAGACCCTGTTCGCCTGGGTCGAGGGACGGGGTGAGCGCCCGGAGACCCTGAACCCGGCCCCGTTCCGGCCCCCGATGCTGTCACACCCGATCGAGGAGGAGGCCGACCTCGAGAAGCTTGAGGCCGAGGCGTTCTCGGCCGAGTGGAAGTGGGACGGCATCCGCGTCCAGCTCGTCGGCGGACTCGACCGGGCCGGCGAGCAGGTCGGAAAGGTTTATTCCCGCACCGGTGAGGACATCACCGGGGCGTTCCCGGATCTCGCCGAGGCCATCACCTTCGCGGGCGCGCTCGACGGCGAACTGCTGATCCTGCGCGAGCGGCGGGTGCAGAGCTTCAACGTGCTGCAGCAGCGGCTGAACCGGAAGGCCGTCACGGCAAAGCTCCTCGAGGAGTTCCCTGCCCATGTCCGGGCCTACGACCTCCTCACCCTCGACGGTGAGGACCTGAGGCCTGAGCCCTTCGCGGCCCGGCGGGCGAAGCTCGAGGCCCTCGTCACGCGCCTCGACCATGCCCGGATCGATATCTCGCCGCGCGTGCCGTTCGCGGATTGGGAGGCGCTGGCCGCCGCGCGGGCCGACCCCGCCTCCGTGGGGGCCGGCGAGGACGCCGATGCCATTGAGGGTGTGATGCTCAAGCGCCTGAACAGCCCCTACCTGCCAGGGCGACCCAAGGGGCCATGGTGGAAGTGGAAGCGCGAGCCCCACATCGTCGATGCCGTGATGATGTACGCCCAGCGGGGGCATGGGAAGCGCTCGTCCTTCTACTCGGACTACACGTTCGGAGTCTGGCGCGCGGCGCCCGAGGGCGGGGACGAGCTTGTGCCGGTGGGCAAGGCCTATCACGGCTTCACCGACGCGGAACTCGCCAAGCTCGACCGCTACGTCCGCAACAACACCACCAAGCGCTTCGGCCCGGTGCGCGAGGTCGCCCACGGGCGCGACGCCGGCCTCGTGCTGGAGATCGCCTTCGAGGGCGTGCAGCGCTCGACCCGTCACAAGTCCGGGGTGGCGATGCGCTTCCCCCGGGTCAGCCGCATCCGCTGGGACAAGCCCCCCGCTGAGGCCGACCGGATCGACGTGCTGGAGCGCATCCTCGCCCGCGGCGAGCGCGAGATCGCGCCCGGCGCGACCCTGATGGAGAAGTCCGCATGA
- a CDS encoding secondary thiamine-phosphate synthase enzyme YjbQ encodes MRQGINREGKIGPVEALAAGPVERHASGRLAIATPGQGFTDFTAAVSDFVRGSGVQDGLVTVFCRHTSASLTIQENADPDVQTDLMAALDGFAPRHAGYVHGAEGPDDMPAHIRTLVTDSALTIPLVDGRLALGTWQGIYLIEHRDRPHRREIVLSAIGA; translated from the coding sequence ATGAGGCAGGGGATCAACCGAGAGGGCAAGATCGGGCCGGTGGAGGCGTTGGCCGCGGGCCCGGTGGAGCGCCACGCGAGCGGGCGCCTCGCCATCGCGACCCCGGGGCAGGGCTTCACGGATTTCACCGCCGCGGTGTCGGATTTCGTGCGCGGCAGCGGCGTCCAGGACGGTCTCGTGACGGTGTTCTGCCGGCACACCTCGGCCTCGTTGACCATCCAGGAGAATGCCGATCCCGACGTCCAGACGGACCTGATGGCGGCGCTCGACGGGTTCGCGCCGCGGCACGCCGGCTACGTCCACGGCGCCGAGGGGCCGGACGACATGCCGGCCCATATCCGCACGCTGGTCACCGATTCGGCCCTCACCATCCCGCTGGTCGACGGCCGCCTCGCGCTCGGCACGTGGCAGGGGATCTACCTGATCGAGCATCGTGATCGGCCGCACCGGCGGGAGATCGTGCTGAGCGCGATCGGCGCGTGA
- a CDS encoding flagellar hook basal-body protein — protein sequence MGLFAALSNSISGASAQSLALNNISGNIANTQTAGFKSTETSFADMLAQTEGGMQPAGGVSSSTRNSLNIQGTVQSTGVSTNLAISGNGYFIVRENTGTDQSPSFTGQTGYTRRGDFTPDANGYLTNGAGYYLFAGPSASGPVQVPTGANTLSSLTVSPAGTLTGTAANGSSVPLGTLTLAQFGLQDNLASLDGGTYVATDKSGTPSYGLNGATIAAGSVEQSNAGIADQFSKMIETQQAYTANTKVMSTTDQMLQDAIAMYT from the coding sequence ATGGGCCTTTTCGCTGCGCTCTCGAACTCGATTTCCGGCGCCTCGGCGCAGTCCCTCGCCCTGAACAACATCTCGGGGAACATCGCCAACACCCAGACGGCGGGCTTCAAGTCCACCGAGACGAGCTTCGCCGACATGCTGGCCCAGACCGAGGGCGGCATGCAGCCGGCCGGTGGCGTCTCGTCCAGCACGCGCAACAGCCTCAACATCCAGGGCACGGTGCAGTCGACCGGCGTGTCGACCAACCTCGCGATCTCGGGCAACGGCTACTTCATCGTCCGGGAGAACACCGGCACGGACCAGAGCCCGAGCTTCACCGGTCAGACCGGCTATACGCGCCGCGGCGACTTCACGCCGGACGCGAACGGCTACCTCACCAACGGCGCGGGCTACTACCTGTTCGCCGGCCCTTCGGCGAGCGGCCCGGTGCAGGTCCCGACCGGCGCCAACACCCTGTCGAGCCTCACGGTCTCGCCCGCCGGTACGCTCACCGGAACGGCCGCAAACGGCAGTTCGGTACCGCTGGGCACGCTCACGCTCGCGCAATTCGGCCTGCAGGACAATCTCGCCTCCCTCGACGGCGGCACCTACGTGGCCACCGACAAGTCGGGCACGCCGAGCTACGGCCTGAACGGCGCCACCATCGCCGCCGGCTCGGTCGAGCAGTCGAATGCCGGGATCGCCGATCAGTTCTCCAAGATGATCGAGACCCAGCAGGCCTATACGGCCAACACGAAGGTCATGAGCACCACCGACCAGATGCTCCAGGACGCCATCGCGATGTACACCTGA
- a CDS encoding efflux transporter outer membrane subunit — MVSWAPERCGRAALVLAASLSLSACAVGPNYVPAEDPPVSRYTKEPLKNPSAADKIRTRAGGSADQSFVSGADIPGQWWGLFRSRALNRLVDQALANNPTLEAAQASLRVAQQNVLAQKGTLYPSLTATPQIQGALAPGLDLQSPLNNQNQYLYSLSTPQAVVSYNPDVFGGNRRQIESLEATTENQRFQLEAAYLSLTGNVVAAAIQEASLRAQIDATRKVIQAQTEILQLYNKQLSLGQIAGADVVQQQAALALSQQLLPPLEKQLAQQRNLLTALAGRLPSDEVSETFDLSALHLPTRLPVSLPSRLVQQRPDVKAAEALVQQASANVGVAVANRLPQFSLTATGGSSATRIAQVTSPGAAFFTIIGQATAPIFDAGTLFRRQRASEESLTEAQAQYKATVITAFQNVADALRALQADAKAVAAADAAVSATNQSLGLIRKQYTAGAVTSSQVLIAQQGYLSALVTSAGARATQYADTAALFVALGGGWWNRADVAPPPPEKDPLKFL, encoded by the coding sequence ATGGTGAGCTGGGCGCCGGAGAGGTGCGGACGGGCGGCCCTTGTGCTGGCAGCCTCCCTGTCCCTGTCGGCCTGCGCGGTCGGCCCGAACTACGTGCCGGCGGAGGATCCCCCAGTCAGCCGCTACACCAAGGAGCCGCTGAAGAACCCCTCGGCCGCCGACAAGATCCGGACCCGGGCGGGCGGCTCGGCCGACCAGAGCTTCGTCTCCGGCGCCGACATTCCCGGGCAATGGTGGGGCCTGTTCCGCTCGAGGGCGCTGAACCGCCTCGTCGATCAGGCGCTCGCCAACAACCCGACCCTGGAGGCGGCGCAGGCCTCCCTGCGGGTCGCCCAGCAGAACGTGCTCGCCCAGAAGGGCACGCTCTACCCGAGCCTCACCGCGACCCCGCAGATCCAGGGAGCGCTGGCGCCGGGCCTCGACCTGCAATCGCCCCTCAACAACCAGAACCAGTATCTCTACAGCCTGTCCACGCCGCAGGCGGTGGTCTCGTACAATCCGGACGTGTTCGGCGGGAACCGCCGCCAGATCGAGTCGCTCGAGGCCACCACCGAGAACCAGCGCTTCCAGCTGGAGGCCGCCTATCTCAGCCTGACAGGCAACGTGGTGGCGGCCGCGATCCAGGAGGCCTCGCTGCGGGCGCAGATCGACGCGACCCGCAAGGTGATCCAGGCGCAGACCGAGATCCTGCAGCTCTACAACAAGCAGCTCTCGCTGGGTCAGATCGCGGGGGCAGACGTGGTGCAGCAGCAGGCAGCGCTGGCCCTGTCGCAGCAGCTGCTGCCGCCGCTGGAGAAGCAGCTGGCGCAGCAGCGCAACCTGCTCACCGCGCTGGCCGGGCGCCTTCCCTCCGACGAAGTCTCGGAGACCTTCGACCTGTCGGCCCTGCACCTGCCGACCCGGCTCCCGGTCAGCCTGCCCTCGCGGCTGGTTCAGCAGCGCCCCGACGTGAAGGCCGCCGAGGCCCTGGTCCAGCAGGCGAGCGCCAATGTCGGCGTGGCGGTGGCCAACCGCCTGCCGCAGTTCAGCCTGACCGCCACCGGCGGCTCGAGCGCCACGCGGATCGCACAGGTGACCAGTCCCGGTGCGGCGTTCTTCACGATCATCGGTCAGGCGACGGCGCCGATCTTCGATGCCGGCACCCTGTTCCGGCGCCAGCGGGCCTCCGAGGAATCGCTGACGGAGGCGCAGGCGCAGTACAAGGCGACGGTGATCACGGCCTTCCAGAACGTCGCCGACGCCCTGCGGGCGCTCCAGGCCGACGCCAAGGCGGTGGCCGCCGCCGACGCCGCGGTGAGCGCCACGAACCAGAGCCTCGGGCTGATCCGCAAGCAGTACACGGCGGGCGCCGTCACCTCCTCGCAGGTGCTGATCGCCCAGCAGGGATACCTCTCGGCGCTGGTGACTTCGGCGGGTGCGCGCGCCACTCAGTACGCCGACACCGCCGCCCTGTTCGTGGCCCTCGGCGGCGGCTGGTGGAACCGGGCCGACGTGGCACCGCCTCCGCCCGAGAAGGACCCGCTGAAGTTTCTGTAA
- a CDS encoding efflux RND transporter permease subunit yields the protein MNALIAFSLRQRVLVVLMFVLMLGIGYGAYTQLNIEAYPDPVPPLVDVITQNPGQSADEIERYITIPLEVALAGIPNAQVVRTISLFGLSDVKIQFNYEYTYEEALQRVLNRLSQAPSLPNGATPQISPTSPVGEIMRYKLVGPAGYSPTDMKTLQDWVLQRRFKAIPGVVDVTAFGGKAKEYEVAVDLNRLQAQGLTLVQLTTALNNASINVGGQTLNVGQQSAVVRGIGLIRDMDDIRDTMISLVNGTPVLVRDVAEVRVSNAPRLGIVGHDDQPDIVEGIVLMSRGGKSLPTLERVEAEIDKINSSSILPPDVKIERIYDRSGLIHTTTHTVMHNLIFGVVLVFVVQWLFLGSLTSAIIVAATIPFALGFAILILVVRGDSANLLSLGAIDFGLIVDATVIMVENVFRHLAEPDHVKGDAPPAGLTGRLGTIAVAGREVNRAIFFSATIIIVGFLPLFTMTGVEGHIFGPMAKTYAYALLGGLLATFTVSPALSALILPRKLEERDTLIVRLLRFGHERILAFGLRNRVLSLAVTLAILLVSGLVARNLGLEFLPRLEEGNLYVRGTMPSSISLEAGNAYVQRMRKIFQEVPEVTTVLSHQGRPNDGTDATGFFNVEILAPLKPIDQWRKGLDKETLIANLSKQLAAEFPGIEFNFSQYIEDNVQEAASGVKGENSVKIYGNDLAQLTKTANAVKAALATVQGVTDLSVFESLGQPTVRIDVDRHKAARYGLSIGDVNTTIQAAIGGQTAGDLYEYGSDRHFPMRVRLAKEYRSSLAGIRNIAVGAQNPNGGVVQVPLSEIADVDLVSGASFIYREDQERYIPVKFSVRGRDLGSAVLEAQRKVAEAVDLPPGYRLEWVGQFTNLKEAAARLSLVVPITLLLIALLLYINFSSVADMLLTLSVIPMAMIGGIFALFLTGTPFSISAAIGFIALFGISTMEGVILLAYYNQLLDEGWRRQEAVWHAAVVRMRPVMMTCVAACVGLLPAAVSTGIGSQVQKPLALVVVGGIILAPNLILVVVPVLISLFSRRRPNPDARGRTEHRAAA from the coding sequence ATGAACGCCCTGATCGCCTTCTCGCTCCGCCAGCGGGTGCTGGTGGTGCTGATGTTCGTGCTGATGCTGGGCATCGGGTACGGCGCCTACACGCAGCTCAACATCGAGGCCTATCCCGATCCGGTCCCGCCGCTCGTCGACGTGATCACCCAGAACCCGGGCCAGTCGGCCGACGAGATCGAGCGCTACATCACGATCCCCCTCGAGGTGGCGCTCGCCGGCATCCCCAACGCCCAGGTGGTGCGGACGATCTCGCTGTTCGGCCTCTCCGACGTGAAGATCCAGTTCAACTACGAATACACGTACGAGGAGGCGCTGCAGCGGGTGCTCAACCGGCTGTCGCAGGCCCCCTCGCTGCCGAACGGAGCCACGCCGCAGATCTCGCCAACGAGCCCGGTGGGCGAGATCATGCGCTACAAGCTGGTCGGCCCGGCGGGCTACTCGCCCACCGACATGAAGACCCTGCAGGACTGGGTGCTGCAGCGCCGGTTCAAGGCGATTCCCGGCGTGGTCGACGTCACCGCCTTCGGCGGCAAGGCCAAGGAATACGAGGTCGCGGTCGACCTGAACCGCCTCCAGGCGCAGGGCCTGACCCTCGTCCAGCTGACCACGGCGCTCAACAACGCCTCGATCAACGTCGGCGGGCAGACGCTCAACGTCGGGCAGCAATCGGCGGTGGTGCGCGGCATCGGCCTGATCCGCGACATGGACGACATCCGGGACACGATGATCAGCCTCGTCAACGGCACGCCCGTGCTGGTGCGCGACGTGGCCGAGGTGCGGGTCTCGAACGCACCGCGACTCGGGATCGTCGGCCACGACGACCAACCCGACATCGTCGAGGGCATCGTGCTCATGAGCCGCGGCGGCAAGAGCCTGCCGACGCTGGAGCGGGTCGAGGCCGAGATCGACAAGATCAACAGCTCCTCGATCCTGCCGCCCGACGTGAAGATCGAGCGGATCTACGACCGGTCCGGACTGATCCACACGACGACCCACACGGTGATGCACAACCTCATCTTCGGCGTGGTGCTGGTCTTCGTGGTGCAGTGGCTGTTCCTCGGCTCGCTGACGAGCGCGATCATCGTGGCGGCGACGATCCCCTTCGCGCTGGGCTTCGCGATCCTGATCCTCGTGGTGCGCGGCGACTCGGCCAACCTCCTGTCGCTCGGCGCCATCGATTTCGGCCTGATCGTCGACGCCACCGTGATCATGGTCGAGAACGTGTTCCGGCACCTCGCCGAGCCCGACCACGTGAAGGGCGACGCGCCGCCCGCCGGGCTGACCGGGCGGCTCGGCACCATCGCGGTCGCGGGCCGGGAGGTGAACCGGGCGATCTTCTTCTCGGCGACGATCATCATCGTGGGCTTCCTGCCGCTGTTCACGATGACCGGCGTCGAGGGCCACATCTTCGGGCCGATGGCCAAGACCTACGCGTACGCGCTGCTGGGCGGTCTGCTCGCGACCTTCACGGTCTCGCCCGCGCTCTCGGCGCTGATCCTGCCCAGGAAGCTGGAGGAGCGCGACACGCTGATCGTGCGGCTCCTGCGCTTCGGGCACGAGCGCATCCTGGCCTTCGGCCTGCGCAACCGCGTGCTGTCGCTCGCCGTGACGCTGGCGATCCTGCTCGTCTCGGGCCTCGTGGCGCGCAATCTCGGCCTGGAATTCCTGCCGCGCCTCGAGGAGGGCAACCTCTACGTGCGCGGGACGATGCCGTCCTCGATCTCGCTGGAGGCCGGCAACGCCTACGTCCAGCGCATGCGCAAGATCTTCCAGGAGGTTCCGGAGGTCACCACGGTCCTGTCCCACCAGGGCCGGCCGAACGACGGCACCGACGCCACCGGCTTCTTCAACGTCGAGATCCTGGCCCCGCTCAAGCCGATCGACCAATGGCGGAAAGGACTCGACAAGGAGACCCTGATCGCCAATCTGAGCAAGCAGCTGGCGGCGGAGTTCCCCGGAATCGAGTTTAACTTCTCGCAGTATATCGAGGACAACGTCCAAGAGGCGGCCTCAGGCGTGAAGGGCGAGAACTCGGTCAAGATCTACGGCAACGACCTCGCGCAGCTCACCAAGACCGCGAACGCCGTGAAGGCGGCGCTCGCCACCGTCCAGGGGGTCACCGACCTGTCGGTGTTCGAGTCCCTCGGCCAGCCGACGGTCCGCATCGACGTGGACCGGCACAAGGCCGCCCGCTACGGCCTGTCGATCGGCGACGTGAACACCACCATCCAGGCGGCGATCGGCGGCCAGACCGCCGGCGACCTCTACGAGTACGGCTCCGACCGCCACTTCCCCATGCGGGTGCGCCTCGCCAAGGAGTATCGCTCGTCGCTCGCCGGCATCCGCAACATCGCGGTGGGCGCCCAGAATCCCAACGGCGGCGTGGTCCAGGTACCGCTCTCCGAAATCGCCGACGTGGACCTCGTGTCGGGGGCCTCGTTCATCTACCGCGAGGACCAGGAACGCTACATCCCGGTGAAGTTCTCGGTGCGCGGTCGCGACCTCGGCAGCGCGGTGCTCGAGGCGCAGCGCAAGGTCGCCGAGGCCGTCGACCTGCCCCCGGGCTACCGGCTGGAATGGGTCGGGCAGTTCACCAACCTGAAGGAAGCGGCCGCCCGCCTCAGCCTCGTGGTGCCGATCACGCTGCTGCTGATCGCACTGCTCCTTTACATCAACTTCTCGTCGGTGGCCGACATGCTGCTGACGCTGTCGGTGATCCCGATGGCGATGATCGGCGGCATCTTCGCCCTGTTCCTGACCGGCACGCCGTTCTCGATCTCGGCGGCGATCGGCTTCATCGCGCTGTTCGGCATCTCCACCATGGAGGGCGTGATCCTGCTCGCCTACTACAACCAGCTCCTCGACGAGGGCTGGAGGCGGCAGGAGGCGGTCTGGCACGCCGCCGTGGTGCGGATGCGCCCGGTGATGATGACCTGCGTGGCCGCCTGCGTGGGCCTGCTGCCGGCCGCCGTCTCCACCGGGATCGGCTCGCAGGTTCAGAAGCCCCTCGCCCTCGTGGTGGTGGGCGGCATCATCCTGGCGCCGAACCTGATCCTCGTGGTCGTGCCGGTGCTGATCTCCCTGTTCTCCCGCCGCCGGCCGAACCCGGACGCGCGGGGGCGGACCGAGCACCGGGCCGCCGCGTGA